One region of Streptomyces sp. NBC_00442 genomic DNA includes:
- a CDS encoding antirestriction protein ArdA, with the protein MFTLPTAIRPRVWIGCLSCYNGGRLTGDWYDADIANLVTPEDLHGRTTSHEELWVFDHENFCGALEGECSPHEAAEIAEALADLSEDETGAFASWVEMFGQQSGRAQWVEKFRDDYRGFHDSEADFAREWFEETSDTAEVARLTEWPFRDIDWDSASHELFTGGFLAKRAPGGIYVFHAC; encoded by the coding sequence ATGTTCACCCTGCCCACCGCCATCCGGCCGCGCGTCTGGATCGGCTGCCTGTCCTGCTACAACGGCGGTCGCCTGACCGGGGATTGGTACGACGCCGATATAGCGAACCTCGTCACCCCCGAAGACCTCCACGGTCGCACGACCAGTCACGAGGAACTGTGGGTCTTCGACCACGAGAACTTCTGCGGCGCGCTGGAAGGCGAGTGCTCGCCGCATGAGGCAGCCGAGATCGCCGAGGCCCTCGCCGACCTGTCCGAGGACGAGACCGGGGCCTTCGCGTCCTGGGTTGAGATGTTCGGCCAGCAGTCCGGCCGGGCCCAGTGGGTCGAGAAGTTCAGGGACGACTACCGCGGATTCCACGACAGTGAGGCCGACTTCGCCCGCGAGTGGTTCGAGGAGACCTCCGACACTGCGGAGGTGGCCCGACTCACCGAGTGGCCCTTCCGCGACATCGACTGGGACAGCGCCTCGCACGAGCTGTTCACGGGCGGCTTCCTCGCCAAGCGGGCGCCCGGCGGCATCTACGTCTTCCACGCGTGCTGA